Genomic DNA from Haloplanus sp. HW8-1:
CCGACTCGACGACAACGCCCTCGGCCTCTCCGGCGGCCAGCAACAGCGGCTCTGCATCGCCCGCTGTCTATCCGTCGACCCCGAGGTCATCCTGATGGACGAGCCGGCGTCGGCGCTCGACCCGATCGCCACCGCGAAAATCGAGGACCTCATCGACGACCTCGCCGAGGAGTATACGGTCGTCATCGTCACGCACAACATGCAGCAGGCGGCGCGCATCTCGGACCAGACCGCCGTGTTCCTCACCGGCGGCAAACTCGTCGAGTACGACGAGACGGACAAGATATTCGAGAACCCCGAGAGCCAGCGCGTCGAGGACTACATCACCGGCAAGTTCGGATAACCGTGCCCCGAGACGAGTTTCAGGCGTCGCTCGCCGACCTCCGCGCCGAGGTGCTCTCGATGGGTGACCTCGTCGCCGACCGCCTCGACCGGGCGCTGACGGCTCTGGAGACGCTCGACGAGTCGGCCGCCCGCGAGGTGATCGGCGGCGACGACGAGATCGACCGGCGGTATCTGGCGCTGGAGTCGACGTGCATCAACCTGTTCGCCCAGCAACAACCCGTCGCTGGCGACCTTCGCTTCGTCGCCGCGTCGTTCAAGATCCTCACCGATCTCGAACGCGTCGGGGATCTGGCGGTCAACCTCGCGCAGTACACCCTCGAAGCGAACTGCGAGCGGTTCGCGCAGGTCGACCTCTCGTCGATCGGTGACCTCGCCGGCGCGATGCTCGACGACGCCATGACTGCCTACCGTACCGACGACGCGGCGCTGTGTCGCGAGGTGGCGGCCCGCGACGACGAACTCGACTCGCTGTGTCAGGCCGCGAGCGAGCGGGTGGTCCGAGACCTGATCGAACGCGAAGTCGCAGCCGGCGACTCCTGGGCCGTCGAACGACTGATGGACGACGTCTCGCGACTCCTGCTCACGGTTCGTGACCTCGAACGGGTCGGCGACCACGCCGTCAACGTCGCGGCCCGTACCCTGTACATGATCGAGAGTGACCCGGAACTCGTCTGAGATGGAGACCCGCAAGCTACAGAAGATCGGCGGCTCGACGTACTCGGTGTCGCTCCCCAAGGAGTGGGCCACCGAACACCACCTCGAGGCGGGGATGCCGATCCACCTCTATCCCCACACCGACGGCTCGCTCGTCGTCCGCAGTGCGGCACGGGAGGGCGACCCCCTCACCGCGACGGAGGTCGATCTCCCGGACTCGGAGCCGTCGACCGTTCGACGGGCGCTGGAGGCCGCCTACGCCGTCGGCTACGACACCGTCACCCTCCGATCGCCCGACGAGTTCGCTGCCGCCGAACGCCGCACGATCCGCCGACTCGTCGATCGGATGGTAGGGCTGTCGGTGATCGAAGAGAACGGGGCGAGCGTCGTCGTCGAGAACCTCCTCGACGCCGACGAGGTGTCGATCCAGCAGTCGGTCGTCCAACTCCAGTTCACCGCTCTCTCGATGCACCGTGCCGCCGTCGAGACCCTTCGGACGCCCGACGCGGCCGAAGCGGACCGGGTCGCGGGGCGTGACGACGACGCCGACCGGCTGTTCGGCATGATCACGCGTCACTTCAACCGCTCGCTCACCGACTTCGAGGAGGTCGATCACCTCGATGTCGGCCGGTCGGAACTGTTCGACTACTTCCTGACGGCTCGTCAACTGGAGCGGGTCGCGGACCACGCCGTCGCCGTCGCCGAGGTCGCCGAACGGGCCGACGGGACCGCCCCCGCAGAGATCGTCGACGACGTGTCGGACCTCGCGGAGCGGTCACGTGACGTGGTCGAGACGGCGACGACGGCCGTCCTCGAACCGTCGAGCGAGCGGGCGTACGCGGCGCTGGACCGGCAGGAGAGGGTCGTCACCGATATTCGCACCCTCGATCGGTCGCTCTTCGAGCGGTCGCCGCCCCGAGCGTACGCGCTCTCCCGCGTCCTCGCCGCCCTCTCCCGCACCGCGGCGTGTGGAGGCAACGTCGCTCGCGTCGCGCTCGGAGCGGCCGTTCGCCCGGACTAACCCCGATCCGGCGGACTCGGTGACCGACCCGCCGAGACGGTCCGTCCCGTCGTCCACGGCGACAGCGCCGATGTCGTGTTCGATCGACAGCCGTGCGGCCGCTCGGAGCGAGGCGTCGCCGCATACCGTGTGTACCGGTGCCGACACGAGACTCCCGGCGAACACGTCATCCATCCGTCGTGGCACGCGGTGCCGTCGCATGACGCTGCCGCGGCGGCGGGCCTTCACTCCCCGGGGACCGAGTAGAGGTTGTACGCCGCCGCCCCGACGACGACGGCCGCGACGAACTCGGCGACGCCGACGATCAGAAACGCCTCACGGAAGCCGAGCCCCATCGATTCGAGCGTCGGCAACGCGAACAGGCCGAGCATGGCCACTGCCGTGCCGACGACGAGGCCGACGACGGCGAGGCGGTTCAGCGAGGCTGGGTAGTCGCGTCCGGAGGTGCTGGCTAACATCGGTTCGACGGTTCGGCGTCTCGACGGTGAGCCACCGGTATCAATAAAAACCGTGTGCTTCGAATCGTGCTGTGCGCGTTCAGTCGCCCGTGGCCGCCGTTCCTTCGCCCGCGGACGGTTCGGGTGCCTCGACGTCGCCGAAGATGGCGCGGCTCCGGAGGAGTAGGAGGCCGAACCCGACCTTCGCGCTCACGTCGAGTACCATGAACATGAGCGTCTCGACGCTCAGCGGGACGACACCGACGCCTTCGCTGCCGACCAACCACACGACCGGGTAGGCCGACCAGAGTACGATCGTCAGATTCCGGAGGATCTTGAACGTCGACGCGACGTCGTCGCGCATCTCCTTCGCCTTCGCGGTGAAGCCGAAGAACAGCACGTACAGGATGTACAGCATCGCCGCCGTGCTGACCGCCCACCAGACGAACCGGAACTGGTACACTTGCGTCAGCGCGCCGATGAGCCCCGTGCCGATCATGATCCCGTCGGCGCCGACCAGCGCGAGGATGGTGCCCTGGTCGGCGTCGACGAGCAGGGCGAGATCGAGCAACAGGAGCGGCGTCGTGAACAGCCAGTCGGCGTACCGCGCCCAGTAGATCGGATGCTCCTCACCACCGAACGGCACCATCGTCAGTCCGTACCCCAGTAGCATCGAGAGGTACATCGTGAACGCGATGGCCGGAATCAGCGTCGTGATGGCGTAGAACTTCTTGGCTCCCGGGTCCTCGACACCCATCCCACGAATCAGGAAGTACAGGGTCCCGAGACCCATCAGTATCGTCCCGAGCGCGAGCCAGATCCACTCCGGCCGAGACGTTATCTGTCCCATTTGCAGTGCCACGTTCGACATCGTTTGTATTGCCCCCGACATGCATGGGATAGGTGTCACTCTTCGGAAGTAACTATCATCCCAAACAGTGAGGGTATCGTCGACGCGAGCGGACGCGGCCTCGTCCCCTCTCGTCGCCGCCGTCCGTCGTGATCGACCGAGTACCGAACTGATGTGTGTCCTCCGACGGCCGCGGTCACCATTCGAACAGGACGAAAAACTCGTGACCGTTCTGGCAGGCGATCGACCTGACCTTCCACCGGTGGTTCCCGGCTTCGGGCCGGTCCTCGGCGGTGATCGACTTCACCGTCGCCGCTCGCGGCAGACCCATCCGTACCTCCGAGCCACAACGCGGGCACTGGCACTCGGTGATCGGCACTGTCTGGGGACACGATTCGATGCCCGATAAGCATTCCTCCGTTCGCGGCGAATCCGCACCCATTCAGTTTGGGTCACTTTTCATCTCGCGGTCGAGCGTACGTTCGATCGTCCCATGAACATCGAGTCGCGATCCGGCAACGCGTGGTCGTTCCGGGGGTCGGTCGGGGGGATCCCGGTGACGGTCTCCCGTGTCACGTTGTTCGCACTCGCGGTGGGCTTTACACTCCTGCGTGTCGCGGGAGTGCGGGTTCCGCTACGGGTCCAGGCGGGGATCTATCTACTGGGGATGGTGGCGATGAACCTCCCCCACGGCGGGTACGAACACGTCGACAACCTCCGCAGGCGGGCGGCGGCGTTCCAGGGCCGGTACGTCGGCGCCTATCTGGCGTTGATCGTCCTCTTTGCCGGCCTCTTTTTCGTCGCACCGGTCGCGGGCCTCGCCCTCGCGGTGAGCGTCGCGGTGGCGAAGGGAGGGTTCGGCGACGTGCAGGCGATGTCGGCGCTCTCCGGGACCGAACACGTCCGTTCGACGCCACAGCGGTGGCTCGCCGCGGCCGTTCGCGGCGGCGCGGTGATGGTCGTCCCGATGGTGTTCTGGCCGGGAACGTTCTACGCGTTCAGCACAATCATGGTGAACGTCTTCGACCCCGGTGCGCTGTCGGGGGTCGCCGGGACCTTCCGGTTTCGGCGCCTCCTCCTCGGTGGCGGCTACGGCGTCGCGCTCCTCGCCCACCTCGCGCTCGGATACCGGCGGGCCACGGGCGACGGATCCTTGGTCGTCGACGCGGGCGAGACGCTCCTGCTCGTGGCCTACTTCGCGGCCGTTCCGGTGGTCATCGCCGTGGGACTGTACTTCCCCCTGTGGTACTCCGTCCGGCAGGTCGCCAGACACGCCGCCGTCGACGACGCCCTCGATCCGTCGGCGTCGTCCGGCCTCCTCGCCCCCCTCGACGCCGACGACCCGGAACGGGTCACGCTGGCGGCGTGGGGGGTCCTCGTCGTCGGGAGTCTGGCGACGTTCGGCCTCGCGGCCGCGCTGTGGACGGCGTCACCACAGCCGCTCGGCGGCGCCAGCCTCCTCCCGGGGCTCGTCGCCTTCTGGAGCATCTTCATCAGCATCGTCGCGCTCCCGCACGTGGTCGTCGGTGCGTGGTTGGACCGCGAGCGCGGCATCTGGTATGTCCCCTGACTCCCGCCCCTGCATCGCTTTCCGACCGCCCGCGAACGATCGGTTCGACCCATGATCGATGGCACACCCCTCACGGACGAGACGGCCACCGTCGTCGGCGGCGGCGTCGCGGGGCTCTCCGCGGCCTGCCATCTCGCCGACGCCGGGGCGGACGTGACGGTCGTAGAGAAAAACGACTCCCTCGGCGGCGTCACCAACCGTCTCGACGTCGAGGCCTTCACCTTCGACACCGGGCCGTCGTGGTATCTGATGCCCGAGACGTTCGAGCGCTTCTTCGGGCAGTTCGGCCGCGATCCGGCCGACTACTACGGGCTCGAACGGCTGGACCCGCAGTATCGGGTGTTCTTCAAGGACGGCGACCGGATCGACGTGACGCCCGACCTCGATCGGCTTCGGCGAGTCTTCGAATCCTACGAGGACGGGGCCGGGGAGGCCCTCGACGAGTACCTCGCGACCGCGCGGCGAACGTACGAGATCGGGATGGAAGAGTTCGTCTACACGGACCGCTCCCGATTCCGAGACCTGCTCGATCCCGACATCGTCCGGGCGGCGCCCGCGCTCACCCACCTCGGCTCGATGCAGGCGTACGTCGAGCGCTACTTCGACGAGCCGAAACTCCAGCAACTCCTGCAGTACACGCTCGTCTTCCTCGGAAGTTCCCCACACGACGCGCCCTCGCTGTACAACCTGATGGCTCACGTCGACTTCGAGGGCGGCGTCTACTACCCCGAGGGAGGGATGTACAGCCTCGTCGAGGCGCTCGTCTCGCTCGGGACCGAACTCGGCGTCGACTACCGAACCGGCACCGACGTGACCGGGCTGGCCCCCGCCGACAGCGGCGTCCGCGTCGCGGCCGGGGGGACGAGCCACGTCGCGGACCGCGTCGTCGCGAACGCGAACCCGGCACACGTCGAGCGTGACCTGCTCTCGCCCGCCGATCGGGGACGCGACCCGGCGTATTGGGAGTCACGCACCTACGGGCCGTCGGCGTTCATGCTCTATCTCGGCGTCGAGGGGTCCGTCGACCCGCTCGCTCACCACAGCCTCGTCCTGCCGACCGACTGGGACGGACATTTCGAGCGGATCTTCGACGACCCCGCGTGGCCCGAGGATCCAGCGTACTACCTCTCGGTCGCGTCGCGGACCGACGACGGC
This window encodes:
- the phoU gene encoding phosphate signaling complex protein PhoU — protein: MPRDEFQASLADLRAEVLSMGDLVADRLDRALTALETLDESAAREVIGGDDEIDRRYLALESTCINLFAQQQPVAGDLRFVAASFKILTDLERVGDLAVNLAQYTLEANCERFAQVDLSSIGDLAGAMLDDAMTAYRTDDAALCREVAARDDELDSLCQAASERVVRDLIEREVAAGDSWAVERLMDDVSRLLLTVRDLERVGDHAVNVAARTLYMIESDPELV
- a CDS encoding phosphate signaling complex PhoU family protein, whose protein sequence is METRKLQKIGGSTYSVSLPKEWATEHHLEAGMPIHLYPHTDGSLVVRSAAREGDPLTATEVDLPDSEPSTVRRALEAAYAVGYDTVTLRSPDEFAAAERRTIRRLVDRMVGLSVIEENGASVVVENLLDADEVSIQQSVVQLQFTALSMHRAAVETLRTPDAAEADRVAGRDDDADRLFGMITRHFNRSLTDFEEVDHLDVGRSELFDYFLTARQLERVADHAVAVAEVAERADGTAPAEIVDDVSDLAERSRDVVETATTAVLEPSSERAYAALDRQERVVTDIRTLDRSLFERSPPRAYALSRVLAALSRTAACGGNVARVALGAAVRPD
- a CDS encoding bacteriorhodopsin; this translates as MSNVALQMGQITSRPEWIWLALGTILMGLGTLYFLIRGMGVEDPGAKKFYAITTLIPAIAFTMYLSMLLGYGLTMVPFGGEEHPIYWARYADWLFTTPLLLLDLALLVDADQGTILALVGADGIMIGTGLIGALTQVYQFRFVWWAVSTAAMLYILYVLFFGFTAKAKEMRDDVASTFKILRNLTIVLWSAYPVVWLVGSEGVGVVPLSVETLMFMVLDVSAKVGFGLLLLRSRAIFGDVEAPEPSAGEGTAATGD
- the brz gene encoding transcriptional regulator Brz; translated protein: MGADSPRTEECLSGIESCPQTVPITECQCPRCGSEVRMGLPRAATVKSITAEDRPEAGNHRWKVRSIACQNGHEFFVLFEW
- a CDS encoding Brp/Blh family beta-carotene 15,15'-dioxygenase, whose translation is MNIESRSGNAWSFRGSVGGIPVTVSRVTLFALAVGFTLLRVAGVRVPLRVQAGIYLLGMVAMNLPHGGYEHVDNLRRRAAAFQGRYVGAYLALIVLFAGLFFVAPVAGLALAVSVAVAKGGFGDVQAMSALSGTEHVRSTPQRWLAAAVRGGAVMVVPMVFWPGTFYAFSTIMVNVFDPGALSGVAGTFRFRRLLLGGGYGVALLAHLALGYRRATGDGSLVVDAGETLLLVAYFAAVPVVIAVGLYFPLWYSVRQVARHAAVDDALDPSASSGLLAPLDADDPERVTLAAWGVLVVGSLATFGLAAALWTASPQPLGGASLLPGLVAFWSIFISIVALPHVVVGAWLDRERGIWYVP
- a CDS encoding phytoene desaturase family protein — translated: MIDGTPLTDETATVVGGGVAGLSAACHLADAGADVTVVEKNDSLGGVTNRLDVEAFTFDTGPSWYLMPETFERFFGQFGRDPADYYGLERLDPQYRVFFKDGDRIDVTPDLDRLRRVFESYEDGAGEALDEYLATARRTYEIGMEEFVYTDRSRFRDLLDPDIVRAAPALTHLGSMQAYVERYFDEPKLQQLLQYTLVFLGSSPHDAPSLYNLMAHVDFEGGVYYPEGGMYSLVEALVSLGTELGVDYRTGTDVTGLAPADSGVRVAAGGTSHVADRVVANANPAHVERDLLSPADRGRDPAYWESRTYGPSAFMLYLGVEGSVDPLAHHSLVLPTDWDGHFERIFDDPAWPEDPAYYLSVASRTDDGAAPDGHHAVVVLVPIAPDLDDDPDRVAAFRDAVLADLAAETGADLRNRIVVERTACVSAFADRYRTPGGTALGLAHTLDQTGPLRPSHHAPGVDGLYYAGAFTSPGVGLPMAVVSGEHAAEAAARDACQSLSAALLPNL